A section of the Blastocatellia bacterium genome encodes:
- a CDS encoding glycoside hydrolase family 78 protein yields MRKSFSSKIIACVCLASLLLAASPLMALAQNASRLAVAALRCEYLVSPLAVEARAPRLSWTIESNQRGAKQTAYHILVASSASLLAANRGDLWDTGKVASNQTIQIAYQGKPLASRQACFWKVRIWDQNDKPAAWSQPARWVMGLMEPGDWSAQWIGDKLPSVENVAATMLRREFELTAKPQRAIVYASALGVYELHINGQRVGDQLLAPEFTDYHTRTQYQAYDVTGLLRTGANAIGAMLGDGWYAGGIGLAQALLKKPRNIYGNHPRLIAQLEIDLSDGRKARIETDANWRTTREGPIRSADLLNGEVYDARREMAGWDSPGFNDHAWSAAEVEAHAGTQLVAQPNEPIRVTREIKPIAVNEPKPGVYVFDMGQNMVGWCRLKTRGAVGTTVRLRHAEMLNPDGTIYTENLRGAQQADAFTLRGAASEAYEPHFTYHGFRYVEVTGLAAKPAIDAITGRVFHSAMAETSSFETSDPLLNKLWQNILWTQRGNMESIPTDCPQRDERLGWMGDIQIFVGTGIFNMDMAAFFTKWMRDVRDAQATDGRFADFSPHPFGKDKIFTGVAGWGDAGIVVPWRVWQHYGDKRLLIESYDSARRWVEFIRGNNPDLLWKNKRGNDYGDWLNSDTLVYEGFPRKGGQVPKEVFATMMFAYATDLLSRIAGVIGKEDEAKKYAALFNDIRAAFNKAYVSEDGHIRGDTQAGYALALHFDLLPSALRPTALKYMLDGISRYNGHMSTGFHSTYRMMLELTRAGENEVAYSLVNQRGFPSWEYSIDNGATTIWERWDGYVKGRGFQDKGMNSFNHYAIGAVGEWMARVILGINNDDAHPAYEQFTLRPYPGGGLSWARGHYDSIRGRIESSWSVAAGQMQYNVTIPANTAAAVYVPAKDAAGVMESGKPASAAPGVKFLRMEDGAAVFLVQSGKYNFTAR; encoded by the coding sequence ATGAGAAAAAGCTTTTCATCGAAAATCATCGCCTGTGTGTGCTTAGCATCGTTACTGCTGGCGGCTTCGCCGTTGATGGCGTTGGCGCAAAACGCCAGCCGCCTCGCGGTCGCCGCGCTGCGTTGTGAATACCTGGTCTCGCCGCTGGCGGTCGAAGCGCGCGCGCCGCGCCTGAGCTGGACGATTGAAAGCAACCAGCGCGGCGCCAAACAGACGGCGTATCACATCCTGGTCGCCAGTAGCGCCAGCCTGCTTGCCGCAAACCGTGGCGACCTGTGGGACACCGGCAAAGTCGCATCCAACCAGACGATTCAGATCGCTTATCAAGGCAAGCCGCTTGCCTCGCGCCAGGCGTGCTTCTGGAAAGTTCGCATCTGGGATCAGAACGACAAGCCGGCGGCGTGGAGCCAGCCGGCGCGCTGGGTGATGGGGCTGATGGAGCCCGGCGACTGGTCGGCGCAGTGGATCGGCGATAAGCTGCCGTCGGTCGAGAACGTCGCGGCGACCATGCTGCGGCGTGAGTTTGAGCTTACGGCAAAACCGCAGCGCGCCATCGTCTATGCCTCGGCGCTTGGCGTTTACGAGCTGCACATCAATGGCCAGCGCGTCGGCGATCAACTGCTCGCCCCGGAATTCACCGACTACCACACGCGCACGCAGTATCAGGCGTATGACGTGACCGGCCTGCTGCGCACGGGCGCGAACGCCATCGGCGCGATGCTCGGCGACGGCTGGTACGCCGGCGGCATCGGCCTGGCGCAGGCGCTGCTCAAGAAGCCGCGCAACATCTACGGCAATCACCCGCGATTGATTGCCCAGCTTGAAATCGATCTGAGCGATGGCCGCAAAGCGCGCATCGAGACCGACGCCAACTGGCGAACGACGCGCGAAGGGCCGATTCGCAGCGCCGATCTGCTCAACGGCGAAGTCTACGACGCGCGGCGCGAGATGGCCGGCTGGGACAGCCCCGGCTTCAACGATCATGCATGGTCTGCGGCAGAGGTCGAGGCCCACGCCGGCACGCAACTGGTCGCGCAGCCCAACGAACCGATCCGCGTCACTCGCGAGATCAAACCCATTGCAGTGAACGAGCCGAAGCCTGGCGTTTACGTCTTTGACATGGGACAGAACATGGTTGGCTGGTGCCGGCTGAAGACGCGCGGCGCGGTGGGAACGACTGTAAGGCTACGACATGCCGAGATGCTCAACCCGGACGGCACGATCTACACCGAAAACCTGCGCGGCGCGCAGCAGGCCGACGCTTTCACGCTGCGCGGCGCGGCCAGCGAAGCCTACGAACCACATTTCACCTATCACGGCTTCCGCTATGTCGAAGTCACCGGCCTTGCCGCCAAGCCTGCAATTGACGCCATCACGGGCCGCGTCTTTCATTCGGCGATGGCTGAAACCAGCAGCTTCGAAACCTCAGACCCGCTGCTCAACAAGCTCTGGCAAAACATTCTCTGGACGCAGCGCGGCAATATGGAGAGCATCCCGACCGACTGCCCGCAGCGCGACGAGCGGCTGGGCTGGATGGGCGACATTCAGATTTTCGTCGGCACAGGCATTTTCAACATGGACATGGCGGCGTTCTTCACCAAGTGGATGCGTGACGTGCGCGACGCGCAGGCGACCGACGGGCGCTTCGCCGATTTCTCGCCGCACCCGTTCGGCAAGGACAAAATATTCACGGGCGTCGCCGGCTGGGGTGACGCAGGCATCGTCGTCCCCTGGCGCGTCTGGCAGCACTATGGCGATAAGCGCTTGCTTATCGAAAGCTATGATTCGGCGCGCCGCTGGGTCGAGTTCATTCGCGGCAACAATCCCGACCTGCTGTGGAAGAACAAACGCGGCAACGACTATGGCGATTGGCTCAACTCGGACACGCTGGTCTACGAAGGCTTCCCGCGCAAAGGCGGTCAGGTGCCGAAAGAAGTTTTCGCCACGATGATGTTCGCCTACGCGACCGACCTGCTCTCGCGCATAGCCGGGGTGATCGGCAAAGAAGATGAAGCGAAGAAGTACGCGGCGCTGTTTAACGACATCCGCGCGGCCTTCAACAAAGCCTACGTCAGCGAAGACGGTCACATCCGCGGCGACACGCAGGCGGGCTATGCGCTGGCCTTGCATTTCGACCTGCTGCCGAGCGCGCTGCGCCCGACGGCGCTCAAGTACATGCTCGATGGCATCAGCCGTTACAACGGCCATATGTCAACCGGCTTTCACTCGACCTATCGAATGATGTTAGAGCTGACGCGCGCCGGCGAGAACGAAGTGGCTTACAGCCTGGTCAACCAGCGCGGCTTCCCTTCGTGGGAGTATTCAATTGATAACGGCGCGACGACGATCTGGGAGCGTTGGGATGGCTATGTCAAAGGGCGCGGCTTTCAGGACAAGGGCATGAACTCGTTCAACCATTACGCCATCGGCGCGGTGGGCGAATGGATGGCGCGAGTCATCCTCGGCATCAATAACGACGACGCGCATCCGGCTTACGAGCAGTTCACGTTGCGCCCTTATCCGGGCGGCGGCCTGAGTTGGGCCAGAGGCCATTATGATTCGATTCGCGGTCGCATCGAATCGAGCTGGAGCGTCGCCGCGGGCCAGATGCAATACAACGTGACGATCCCGGCAAACACGGCGGCGGCGGTCTACGTGCCGGCGAAAGACGCGGCCGGGGTGATGGAAAGCGGCAAGCCGGCGAGCGCCGCGCCGGGCGTCAAGTTCTTGCGAATGGAAGACGGCGCGGCGGTCTTCCTTGTGCAATCCGGCAAGTACAATTTCA
- a CDS encoding tyrosine protein phosphatase → MAAQAYWIEGPWKGRLAIVPRPRGGDWLEDEVAGWREAGIDTVVSFLTPDEVAEFDLQAEKELSEAQGIRFISFPVPDRGVPASQRAAAALAQDLTQSLAKGERVALHCRQSVGRSALIAAYLLISEGEDPQRAFDRIRSARGVNVPDTAEQIQWVADRAAALMTGARR, encoded by the coding sequence ATGGCAGCGCAGGCATACTGGATTGAAGGGCCATGGAAAGGACGGTTAGCCATCGTCCCGCGCCCTCGTGGCGGTGACTGGCTCGAAGACGAGGTTGCGGGTTGGCGCGAGGCGGGCATAGACACCGTGGTTTCTTTCTTGACCCCGGATGAAGTCGCCGAGTTTGATCTCCAGGCAGAAAAAGAATTAAGTGAGGCCCAGGGGATTCGCTTCATTTCCTTTCCGGTTCCTGACCGTGGAGTCCCCGCATCACAACGCGCCGCCGCGGCCTTGGCGCAGGATTTGACACAGTCGCTTGCGAAGGGGGAAAGGGTAGCGCTGCATTGCCGGCAGAGTGTTGGCCGGTCGGCATTGATTGCGGCTTACCTGCTCATATCAGAAGGCGAAGACCCGCAACGTGCTTTCGACCGCATCCGTTCGGCCCGCGGCGTCAACGTGCCGGATACGGCTGAACAAATACAGTGGGTCGCAGACCGCGCGGCAGCGCTGATGACGGGAGCTAGACGATGA